From a single Papilio machaon chromosome 19, ilPapMach1.1, whole genome shotgun sequence genomic region:
- the LOC106715177 gene encoding chorion class B protein PC10, whose protein sequence is MSAKAIVLFCAQALLVQTISAYCGAGLGYEAPLMAAAPFGAATWAGYGAGCGCGLAAIPTSSGGGFPTSSASPIPPVGLSVLSENEIGGILAVGGELPFLGTVGLEGALPTAGAGAVSYGCGNGAVGMVSEDIAAPAWGYPAAAGLGYGPGLAAGIGYGPAIAGRAFGGCGCGIY, encoded by the exons ATGTCTGCTAAAGCTATCGTTCTTTTCTGCGCCCAAGCACTCTTAGTCCAG ACTATCTCCGCATACTGCGGCGCTGGCTTGGGTTACGAAGCTCCTTTGATGGCCGCAGCTCCCTTCGGCGCCGCTACCTGGGCTGGTTATGGAGCCGGATGCGGATGCGGTCTAGCTGCCATCCCAACATCCAGCGGTGGTGGATTCCCCACTTCCAGTGCTTCCCCCATCCCACCCGTCGGTTTGTCCGTTCTGTCTGAGAACGAGATCGGAGGCATCTTAGCCGTCGGCGGAGAGCTTCCTTTCTTGGGTACCGTCGGTCTGGAGGGTGCGCTGCCTACTGCTGGTGCTGGTGCCGTCTCCTACGGCTGCGGCAACGGTGCCGTGGGCATGGTGAGCGAAGACATCGCTGCTCCCGCTTGGGGCTATCCCGCTGCCGCTGGTTTGGGCTACGGACCCGGTCTCGCTGCCGGAATCGGCTACGGTCCCGCTATCGCTGGACGTGCCTTCGGTGGATGTGGTTGCGGAATCTATTGA
- the LOC106715180 gene encoding chorion class B protein PC10 has translation MAIKGFLIVILQVVLILEAIAAFPCSPCADLLIAEEVPSSYGGDFIVTTGSPVPPTGLTVLSENRFEGTLAVEGILPFAGTVGLEGELPTAGRGTVAYGCGNGNVGIVDELASIGNARRGGARGCGCRI, from the exons ATGGCAATCAAAGGATTCCTGATCGTTATTCTTCAAGTTGTCCTTATTCTCGag gcaATTGCTGCTTTTCCATGCAGTCCCTGTGCTGACTTGCTAATAGCGGAAGAAGTGCCAAGTTCTTACGGTGGAGACTTCATTGTGACAACTGGTTCTCCTGTACCGCCAACCGGATTAACAGTATTGTCAGAGAATAGGTTCGAAGGTACATTGGCTGTGGAAGGAATATTACCCTTCGCGGGAACTGTTGGTCTTGAAGGTGAATTACCAACTGCGGGAAGAGGTACTGTTGCTTATGGATGTGGCAACGGCAATGTAGGAATTGTGGACGAGCTTGCTTCAATTGGAAACGCAAGACGTGGTGGTGCTCGCGGTTGTGGATGTCGaatttaa
- the LOC106715179 gene encoding chorion class A protein PC292, translating into MSTFTFVFVCIQVLLVQNAYSAVLGRGCGYGAGIGLGYGGLGYGGLGYGGLGYGGLGYGGLGYGGLGYGGLGYEGLGYGGLGYGGLEYGGLGCGEAYGGEGVGNVGVAGEMMVAGTTEVAGQVPIIGAVEFGGRVPAGGSVTITGRCAGGCGCGGYRY; encoded by the exons ATGTCTACCTTCACTTTTGTATTCGTCTGCATCCAAGTTCTCTTGGTTCag aatgCATACAGCGCTGTACTAGGCCGTGGTTGTGGCTATGGGGCTGGTATTGGTCTGGGGTATGGCGGTCTGGGGTATGGCGGTCTGGGGTATGGCGGTCTAGGGTATGGCGGTCTGGGGTATGGCGGTCTGGGGTATGGCGGTCTCGGATATGGCGGTCTCGGATATGAAGGTCTCGGATACGGCGGTCTCGGGTACGGCGGTCTCGAGTATGGTGGTCTCGGTTGTGGTGAGGCTTATGGTGGAGAGGGTGTGGGCAATGTGGGCGTGGCTGGTGAAATGATGGTCGCTGGTACAACTGAGGTCGCTGGTCAAGTGCCGATCATTGGTGCTGTTGAGTTCGGTGGTCGTGTGCCAGCCGGCGGCTCTGTTACCATCACAGGCAGATGTGCCGGCGGTTGCGGATGCGGTGGTTACCGTTATTGA